A window of the Brassica napus cultivar Da-Ae chromosome C5, Da-Ae, whole genome shotgun sequence genome harbors these coding sequences:
- the LOC125575105 gene encoding signal recognition particle 19 kDa protein-like isoform X1 translates to MAVLVKINRRSNVSEFFSFVALPQRYSDQQQSPSQKLEFGIQYLMDGGTLNIKKWVVMYPVYINSKKSVAEGRRISLSKACENPNCIEITDCCKHLKLPSAVEIDKAYPRDFMQVGRVRVQLKREDGTLLNPAITSRKQLMQKIADLVPRHPERVKKQESQKVKKQELQATTLTAGTSSKSGKGGKKKR, encoded by the exons ATGGCCGTATTAGTCAAAATCAATCGAAGGTCAAACGTATCAGAATTTTTCTCCTTCGTTGCTCTGCCTCAACGATATTCTGATCAGCAGCAATCTCCGTCCCAAAAGCTTGAGTTCGGAATCCAATATCTG ATGGATGGTGGAACGCTCAACATCAAGAAATGGGTAGTGATGTATCCAGTCTACATTAACTCAAAGAAAAGTGTTGCTGAAGGAAGGAGAATCAGTTTGAGTAAAGCATGTGAGAACCCTAACTGCATTGAGATTACTGATTGTTGCAAGCATTTGAAGCTCCCTAGTGCTGTCGAG ATTGACAAAGCGTACCCCCGTGATTTCATGCAAGTAGGAAGAGTGAGAGTGCAGTTGAAAAGGGAGGATGGGACTTTACTCAATCCTGCTATTACTTCAA GGAAGCAACTGATGCAGAAAATTGCAGATTTGGTACCTAGGCATCCAGAGAGAGTGAAGAAGCAGGAATCTCAGAAAGTGAAGAAGCAGGAACTTCAAGCCACAACTTTAACTGCTGGAACTTCTTCAAAGTCAGGCAAAGGTGGCAAGAAGAAGAGATAA
- the LOC125575105 gene encoding signal recognition particle 19 kDa protein-like isoform X2: protein MLGNLSRSMDGGTLNIKKWVVMYPVYINSKKSVAEGRRISLSKACENPNCIEITDCCKHLKLPSAVEIDKAYPRDFMQVGRVRVQLKREDGTLLNPAITSRKQLMQKIADLVPRHPERVKKQESQKVKKQELQATTLTAGTSSKSGKGGKKKR from the exons ATGCTGGGGAATTTAAGCAGATCT ATGGATGGTGGAACGCTCAACATCAAGAAATGGGTAGTGATGTATCCAGTCTACATTAACTCAAAGAAAAGTGTTGCTGAAGGAAGGAGAATCAGTTTGAGTAAAGCATGTGAGAACCCTAACTGCATTGAGATTACTGATTGTTGCAAGCATTTGAAGCTCCCTAGTGCTGTCGAG ATTGACAAAGCGTACCCCCGTGATTTCATGCAAGTAGGAAGAGTGAGAGTGCAGTTGAAAAGGGAGGATGGGACTTTACTCAATCCTGCTATTACTTCAA GGAAGCAACTGATGCAGAAAATTGCAGATTTGGTACCTAGGCATCCAGAGAGAGTGAAGAAGCAGGAATCTCAGAAAGTGAAGAAGCAGGAACTTCAAGCCACAACTTTAACTGCTGGAACTTCTTCAAAGTCAGGCAAAGGTGGCAAGAAGAAGAGATAA
- the LOC125575621 gene encoding 1-Cys peroxiredoxin PER1-like, with amino-acid sequence MPGITLGDTVPNLEVETTHKNFKLHDYFADSWTVLFSHPGDFTPVCTTELGAMGKYAHEFEQRGVQLLGLSCDDIQSHKDWIPDIEAFTPGSKVTYPIIADPNKEIIPQLNMIDPIENGPSRALHIVGPDCKIKLSFLYPSTTGRNMDEVLRAFDSLLMAAKHKNKIATPVNWKPDEPVVISPAVSDEEAKKLFPQGFKTAELPSKKGYLRVADVS; translated from the exons ATGCCAGGGATCACACTAGGAGACACGGTGCCAAACCTAGAGGTGGAGACGACACACAAGAACTTCAAGCTCCATGACTACTTCGCCGATTCTTGGACCGTCCTCTTCTCTCACCCTG GGGATTTCACACCCGTTTGCACAACCGAGCTTGGTGCGATGGGAAAATACGCTCATGAGTTCGAGCAGAGAGGTGTGCAGCTCCTTGGTTTGTCTTGTGACGACATACAGTCGCACAAAGATTGGATCCCCGACATTGAGGCATTTACT cCTGGAAGCAAAGTGACATACCCAATAATCGCTGATCCGAACAAAGAGATCATCCCTCAGCTTAACATGATTGATCCTATTGAGAACGGTCCCTCTCGTGCTCTTCATATAGTTGGTCCTGATTGCAAG ataaagTTGAGTTTCCTGTATCCGTCCACCACGGGACGTAACATGGACGAAGTGCTGAGGGCTTTCGACTCGTTGTTGATGGCGGCCAAACATAAGAACAAGATTGCCACTCCGGTTAACTGGAAACCAGATGAACCGGTTGTTATCTCACCAGCTGTGTCAGACGAAGAGGCTAAGAAGTTGTTTCCTCAGGGTTTCAAGACTGCCGAACTTCCGTCCAAGAAAGGCTACCTACGTGTCGCCGATGTCTCTTGA
- the LOC111207277 gene encoding nifU-like protein 4, mitochondrial translates to MSSSDAVVAQSAFNTFRLGSSVQIIVGRLLRFWDSKNIKKQGQRRTMFIQTQSTQNPSSLMFYPGKPVEIESADFSNVCSALGSPLTKSIYFIDGVVRVFFGSDFVTVTV, encoded by the exons ATGTCTTCCTCCGATGCTGTTGTTGCACAATCCGCCTTCAACACTTTCCGACTCGGTAGTTCTGTCCAGATCATTGTTGGTCGTCTACTCCGTTTTTGGGACtcgaaaaacatcaaaaagcaAG GGCAGAGAAGAACGATGTTTATCCAAACGCAATCTACTCAGAATCCTTCTTCTCTAATGTTTTATCCTGGAAAACCAGTAGAGATCGAAAGTGCTGATTTTTCTAACGTTTGTTCAGCTTTAGGTTCTCCATTAACCAAGTCGATTTACTTCATCGATG GTGTGGTTCGAGTTTTCTTTGGGTCAGATTTCGTCACTGTGACAGTCTGA
- the LOC106400091 gene encoding uncharacterized protein LOC106400091, with amino-acid sequence MLREANLGTHSSYEIDSKGIFRYLFIAFGQSIRGFNRVIRRVIVVDGTFLKNKYKGVLLVAIVVDGNSNLYPLAFAVVDSENENSWEWFMRQLNIFIADDHHLAFISDRHAAIAKALETVYPTANMASKVYRVAEFEKIFANVCNISPAIGKYLRDAEVQKWARCQFSGYRYDIRTTNPAESINSALGSPREYPIILLLDSIREMLTRWFYNRKKKISKHNHPLTEDVEKKIERRTEKGKRFAVYPVSDGRLLVRGDKIDCLVDLDRRTCSCGKYNLMKIPCRHAIKAGFHVGRQPHTLSDLFYTTEAWREAYHESINPIAVPEDAWSMPEDVVMVGLFKYASCGV; translated from the exons ATGCTCAGAGAGGCTAATCTGGGTACACATTCATCGTATGAGATTGACAGCAAAGGGATATTTCGGTACCTGTTTATTGCATTTGGGCAATCGATACGAGGATTTAACAGAGTCATAAGGAGGGTTATTGTGGTTGATGGCACTTTTCTGAAGAACAAATACAAAGGAGTTCTATTGGTTGCAATTGTTGTAGACGGAAATTCTAATTTGTATCCTCTTGCATTCGCAGTAGTCGACTCAGAGAATGAAaattcttgggaatggtttatgagacaactaaatattttcattgCTGATGATCATCATTTGGCTTTTATTTCGGACAGACATGCGGCCATTGCTAAGGCGCTTGAGACTGTGTATCCAACAGCAAACATG GCGTCCAAGGTTTATAGAGTTGCTGAGTTTGAAAAGATATTTGCTAATGTGTGTAATATTAGTCCGGCAATTGGAAAATACCTAAGGGATGCTGAAGTCCAAAAGTGGGCAAGATGTCAATTCTCTGGATATAGATATGACATAAGGACAACAAACCCTGCCGAATCAATCAACTCTGCTTTGGGTTCGCCGAGAGAGTATCCAATCATTCTCTTGTTGGACAGTATCAGGGAAATGCTGACTCGGTGGTTTTATAACCGTAAGAAAAAGATTTCAAAGCATAATCATCCTCTTACCGAAGATGTGGAGAAAAAGATTGAAAGGAGAACCGAGAAAGGCAAAAGATTTGCAGTTTACCCTGTCAGCGATGGTCGATTGCTTGTTAGAGGTGATAAAATCGACTGCTTAGTTGATTTGGATAGACGTACTTGCTCATGTGGGAAGTACAACCTGATGAAGATACCTTGTCGGCATGCAATTAAAGCTGGTTTTCATGTTGGCAGACAGCCACACACATTGAGTGATTTATTTTACACTACAGAAGCTTGGCGAGAAGCTTATCATGAAAGCATCAATCCTATTGCTGTTCCTGAGGATGCTTGGTCCATGCCAGAAGATGTTGTCATG GTTGGTTTGTTCAAGTATGCAAGTTGTGGTGTTTGA
- the LOC125587201 gene encoding uncharacterized protein LOC125587201, with the protein MGVAPRKCGDLPEGGKKNRTKGVETFDFPNPNNIFGLSASLHLSPLLATSSLFSASLCVSPPLAASSLLSTSLRLSASLRLSASLRLSLCLSSSRRLVASLHLSPLLAASPLLATSPLLSASLRVSSPIAASSLLSASLRVSPPLAAVSLRYYVRTLSFFISYMELELPKRLYGEGLEPHVKKINNCCRMELIRDLSKAMSAEYNDVKIDPVFKHIMAIADNKLGFSEKLVDSFLCKQLITSKMHEKWFVFARTPLRFSLQEYHDVTGLKVSRESNSDVVTWKNDRGFWSNLLRTGDKITLKSIRKVHLKEVHKWTRIDRMTLINLCVIMGVVMGRDEKVNIPDMYIKLVMDLDKLRKFHWGLHSYDFLLCSIEKARKKLGKKDSYIFEGFSYALQILIMEAIPDFGEICGRHVSGSFVGPRCGNWKRVANVSYEDIIELEDSLTKKGDLFSVISVTGNGDMFQHVDYTRKGEMEDERVDLLLDRIRQKFDWTSTEWLVLEPEETEMEEADSPDRGSAADKTVADTDVLVEEETSSVTIVRKSKRKILDEGAVTRKKKLLCKRSVGKNLAFGSETKSFIEGLIQTSLTSLGDKLSTQMANMERMSTERMGKMEIEVSQLRDAISLTGEGSYPSKKAAEEAPLHSKAKQAPSKRKANEDPPKSKGAQAPPKRKGDQPTPIKNDGKKIATETNDFDFGLSTQDLRDLSQATFVDGFDLSQVKVETSSKSKPFNMAPLQWNDEQIDRTKEDSPDAALVFFREKDWEKVRTLSTSSTRLRIGPATLDFEIANRLMDKSEWVNSLEIDAAMYVFRERTSLKRWRPHRVAFMTVVFSNMIKKEYGHLEAQGRKSYMLYNLLLQFGKGFVTRSIDKFDCSGRKRYKEVDGFTNLIPRIVKAVQLMRHQKDFAIGAYTVSYVPVGNLNKSACDCGVYAVKFIECHALGLELSLLHDGNIIEARHRILWDLWEAANDPKLIDMMSKYQSPECLSSTGEEIL; encoded by the exons ATGGGTGTAGCTCCGCGCAAGTGCGGAGAT TTGCCGGAAgggggaaaaaaaaacagaacaaaaggTGTAGAAACATTTGATTTTCCTAACCCTAACAACATCTTTGGTCTCTCCGCTTCTCTCCACCTCTCTCCGCTTCTCGCTACCTCTTCGCTTTTCTCCGCCTCTCTCTGCGTCTCTCCTCCTCTCGCCGCCTCGTCGCTTCTCTCCACCTCTCTCCGCCTCTCCGCTTCTCTCCGCCTCTCCGCttctctccgcctctctctGTGTCTCTCCTCCTCTCGCCGCCTCGTCGCTTCTCTCCACCTCTCTCCGCTTCTCGCCGCCTCTCCGCTTCTCGCCACCTCTCCGCTTCTCTCCGCCTCTCTCCGCGTCTCTTCTCCTATTGCCGCCTCGTCGCTTCTCTCGGCCTCTCTCCGTGTATCTCCTCCTCTTGCCGCTGTGTCGCTAAGGTATTACGTCCGAActttatctttctttatttcAT ATATGGAGTTAGAGCTACCTAAACGACTTTATGGAGAGGGTTTGGAACCTCATGTCAAGAAGATCAACAATTGCTGCCGCATGGAACTTATCAGAGATCTGAGTAAAGCCATGTCTGCAGAGTACAATGATGTGAAGATAGATCCTGTTTTCAAACATATCATGGCTATTGCGGATAACAAGCTCGGGTTTTCAGAGAAATTGGTGGATAGTTTCTTGTGTAAGCAGCTGATTACCTCGAAGATGCATGAGAAGTGGTTTGTCTTTGCGAGGACGCCTCTCCGGTTTTCACTCCAGGAGTACCATGATGTGACAGGCCTCAAAGTTTCTCGGGAAAGCAACAGTGACGTAGTAACATGGAAAAATGACAGGGGGTTTTGGAGTAACCTACTAAGGACTGGTGATAAGATCACCTTGAAGTCGATCCGAAAGGTGCATCTAAAAGAAGTTCACAAGTGGACTCGGATTGATAGGATGACGTTGATCAACCTGTGTGTGATAATGGGTGTGGTGAtggggagagatgagaaggtgAACATCCCAGATATGTACATCAAGTTGGTGATGGATCTTGACAAGCTCCGGAAGTTCCATTGGGGTCTTCACTCGTATGACTTCCTGCTATGTTCGATTGAGAAGGCTAGGAAGAAGTTGGGTAAGAAGGACAGCTACATTTTTGAGGGTTTCTCATATGCTCTCCAGATTTTGATTATGGAAGCAATTCCTGATTTTGGAGAAATATGTGGGAGACACGTCTCTGGCAGTTTCGTCGGTCCAAGGTGTGGCAATTGGAAAAGAGTTGCAAACGTTTCTTATGAAGACATCATTGAGCTTGAGGACTCCTTAACTAAGAAG GGTGATTTGTTCTCGGTTATTTCAGTGACTGGTAATGGTGATATGTTTCAGCATGTTGACTATACAAGGAAGGGTGAGATGGAAGATGAACGAGTGGACCTTCTTCTAGATAGGATCAGACAGAAGTTTGATTGGACCTCCACAGAATGGCTAGTTTTAGAGCCTGAAGAGACTGAAATGGAGGAAGCCGACAGCCCGGATAGAGGGTCAGCAGCTGATAAGACTGTGGCTGATACTGATGTTTTAGTAGAGGAGGAGACCTCTTCGGTCACGATTGTAAGAAAAAGCAAGAGAAAGATTCTTGATGAAGGAGCAGTGACCagaaagaagaagttgttgTGTAAGCGATCTGTAGGAAAAAATCTTGCTTTTGGTTCTGAAACTAAGAGTTTCATTGAGGGTCTCATCCAGACGTCACTCACTTCCTTGGGGGATAAGCTCAGTACGCAAATGGCTAATATGGAGAGGATGTCTACAGAGAGGATGGGGAAGATGGAGATTGAGGTTTCACAGCTCAGGGACGCAATCAGTTTGACCGGTGAAGGAAGCTATCCTAGCAAGAAAGCAGCTGAAGAAGCTCCACTGCACAGCAAAGCCAAGCAAGCTCCATCTAAGAGAAAAGCCAATGAAGATCCACCTAAGAGCAAAGGCGCTCAAGCTCCACCTAAGCGCAAAGGTGATCAACCTACACCAATAAAAAAT GATGGGAAAAAGATTGCTACAGAAactaatgattttgattttggattgAGTACACAAGACTTGCGGGACCTGTCGCAAGCTACATTTGTTGACGGTTTTGATCTATCTCAAGTGAAAGTTGAGACCTCAAGTAAATCAAAACCATTTAACATGGCTCCACTGCAGTGGAATGATGAGCAAATAGATCGAACCAAAGAAGACTCGCCAGATGCCGCGTTGGTGTTTTTCCGTGAAAAGGATTGGGAAAAAGTTAGAACTTTGTCAACTTCCTCCAC GCGTCTACGGATTGGACCTGCCactttagattttgagattgCTAATCGTCTTATGGATAAATCTGAGTGGGTTAATAGCTTG GAGATTGACGCCGCAATGTACGTATTCCGGGAGAGAACATCTTTGAAACGATGGAGACCTCATCGTGTCGCCTTCATGACTGTTGTCTTCAGCAATATGATTAAAAAAGAGTATGGTCATTTAGAAGCTCAGGGTAGAAAGAGCTACATGCTTTATAATTTGCTACTGCAGTTCGGTAAAGG TTTCGTGACGAGGAGCATTGATAAGTTCGACTGCTCGGGTAGGAAAAGGTACAAGGAGGTGGATGGGTTCACAAACCTTATTCCGCGTATTGTGAAGGCAGTTCAGCTTATGAGACACCAGAAGGATTTCGCAATCGGTGCATATACTGTTTCCTATGTCCCCGTTGGGAATCTGAATAAAAGTGCATGTGATTGTGGCGTCTATGCAGTGAAGTTCATTGAGTGCCATGCGCTTGGATTGGAGTTGTCGTTGTTGCATGATGGTAACATTATCGAAGCTCGCCACAGGATTTTATGGGATCTTTGGGAAGCAGCTAATGATCCGAAATTGATTGACATGATGTCAAAGTATCAATCCCCAGAGTGTCTCTCTTCGACTGGTGAGGAGATTCTGTGA
- the LOC106345170 gene encoding pectinesterase inhibitor 1, with the protein MVANLKNNAFLSSFMFLFLIGSSYAITSSEMSTICDKTLDPSFCLDFLNSEFSSPNLEALAKATLDATQAKATQTFKRLQSIIDGGVDPRSKLAYRSCLDEYENTIGNLEEAFEHLASGEGEGLKTKVSAALDGADTCLDYVKRLRSVDDSVLNNSKGIKNLCGITLVISNILPRRY; encoded by the coding sequence ATGGTTGCAAATTTAAAGAACAATGCATTCTTGTCttcttttatgtttcttttcttaatcGGTTCCTCGTACGCCATCACAAGTTCAGAGATGAGCACCATCTGTGACAAAACTTTGGATCCATCTTTCTGTCTTGACTTTCTCAATTCAGAATTTTCATCTCCTAATCTTGAAGCCTTGGCGAAAGCCACACTTGATGCTACACAAGCAAAAGCAACACAAACATTTAAAAGACTCCAATCTATTATCGATGGAGGTGTCGACCCCCGATCCAAACTAGCTTACAGATCATGCTTAGATGAATACGAGAACACCATTGGAAACCTCGAGGAAGCTTTTGAGCATTTAGCTTCTGGAGAGGGTGAGGGGCTGAAAACTAAAGTTTCTGCTGCATTGGATGGAGCTGATACATGTCTAGATTATGTGAAGAGATTGAGATCTGTGGATGATTCTGTTTTGAATAATAGTAAGGGAATTAAGAATCTTTGTGGTATTACTCTTGTCATCTCTAACATCCTACCACGTAGATATTAA